Below is a genomic region from Jiangella gansuensis DSM 44835.
GTGCTGGTGCAGCACGCGATGGCGGCGCTGCGCAGCGATCGCACCAGCTTCGTCATCGCGCACCGGCTCTCCACCATCCGCGACGCGGACCTGATCCTGGTGATGGAGGACGGCGCCATCGTCGAGCAGGGCTCACACACCGAGCTGCTGGAGCGGCGCGGCGCCTATCACCAGCTGTACAACAGCCAGTTCGCCGCGCCGGAGGTCGAGGAGGCCTGAGGCGGAAATGATCACGTCCACCATGGGTGTTCCCGCTCCCCGAGGCATGCTTGCCTGGTGGAGTGGGAGGACCCATGGTGGACGTGATCATTTCGGGGCGGGGTCGGGGATGAGCACCTCGGCGACGTCGTCGGAGAACTCGTAGCCGTCCTCGGGCCGCGGTGCTGGCATGCCGTGATCGAGCAGCGCCTCGGCGCAGCCGGCCCAGTCGCCGTCGCCGTCCCCGTTCAGTGACGCCCAGGACAGGGTGCCGACGACGGTGTCGTCGTAGCCGTGGCGGGTGGTCCAGTCCGCGCCGTGCTCGAGCAGGAAGCGGGTCAGGCCGGCGTCGCCGCGGAACACGGCGTGGTTGAGGGCGGAGGCGTCCCAGTCGCCGCCGCTGACGTCGACCGGCCAGCCCGCCGTCACCATGAGCCGTACCGCGTCGCCGGAGCCCGGGCCGCCGGCTGCGGCCCGGTCGGGCAGCAGCCGCAGTTGGCTGGGTGTTAGCGCGCCGACGATGCCCGGGTGCTGAGCGAGCAGCCGGTGGGCGACCTCGGCCTGACCGGCCGCGCACGCCGCGACCAGCATCTCCGGGATGTCGACCGGTTCCACCGCCCCGGCGGCGTGCAGCAGTTCCGCGACCTCCGGCAGGCCGAACCGCAGCGCCAGCCGGTACGCGCCGACGCCATCGGGCGTCCTGGCGCGCGGGTCCGCGCCGGCCGCCAGGAGCGCCCGGACGTGCTCGGCTGAGCGTCGCCGCCGGATCGCGAACAACAACGGCGTGCCCCACGTGGGCGACGGCTCGTTGGGGTCCGCACCGTGGTCGAGCAGCAGCCGCAGCGTGCCGGCGTCGTCCAGGTCGAAGACCCGGTAGATCGCGTTCGTGCCGGTGATGCGAGCGCCGGCCTCCAGCAGCAGCCGGGTGCAGGCGGGGTTGTCGAGGGAGTGGTAGAGCGATTCGCCGTCGTCGGGGCCGGCACCGGCGACCAGCAGCAGCCGGGTCAGCTCCGGGTCGTGGTTGGCTCCGGCGGCGCCGTGCAGGGCCGACAGCCGGTGCCCGTCGGCGGTCACGAACGTCTGGTCCGGGCTGGCGCCGGCGTCGACGAGCAGGCGCGCACACGCACGCACACCGTCGGCGAAGGCCGGCAGCCGCAGCAGCGCCGACTGCGTGACGGCGACCAGCGGTGGCAGCCCCAGTGGGCCGCCGGGGCGGGCGGGCCAGCCGGCGTCGGTGGCGATCGCCCGGCCGACCGCTGTGTCGTCGCCGACGGCGCAGCTCAGGTGCGGATCGCGGGCAACGGTGGCGGCCAGGGCGGGTTGTTCGGCCAGCCAGCGCGCCGCCACGTCGGGCCGGGCGGCCTGGTTGCCGCCGGTCACGTCGCCGGCGTACACCAGGCGCAGCCACCGGTGGACGACGACGTCCGGCCCGGCGCCGCGGCCCGGCAGCGCCTCGACGTGAGCGCGCAGTTGCGCCCAGGACGCGAAGCCGTACTCCCGGGCGACGCATGACTGGGCGTCGCGCAGCCGCAGGCTGAGCCGTCGCAGCTCGTCGTCATCGCGGCCGGCCGCCGCCGGCAGGCCGGCCCGCAGCCGCTCCAACGCGCCGGGCGAACCGGCCCGGTAGTCGCGCAACAGCTGCTTGGCCTGCTTCTTCAGGTGGTCGAGGTGAGGGTGGTCGGGTAGCTCGGGCATCGAGACCTCCGTGCGCCAGGCGCCGAGGTCCGCAGGATCGGCCGCACAAAGGCTCGAACGATGACCTGTGATCACGGAGTGGGTTCGACCCTGCCCGCGGACCCGGGCGCGGCTCCGACCGCGCCCTGTGAGGGTAGCGCACGACGTTCCGGCCGAGTCGCGACGCGACTTCACCGGGAGGTTCGTGGGTGTTCATCCGAAGGGTTCCGTTCGCTCGTCGATGACCCCTAAAGTGACCGGACCTGACCGCCGGCGAAAGGGTTTCCGGGATGTCCAAGACTCCGACCAGGCTGCTCGATCGTCGGCGTTTCCTCACCCTGGCCGGAGCCGGGGCAGTGGGCGGCCTGGCGGCGACGACGGGGTTCGGTGCCGTGGCCGGCTCGGCCCGTGCCAGCTCGACCGCGACGTCCGGTGCCGGCGCGAACGCGACGCCCGCCGCGGCGGCGCTGCGCTTCGCCGTCATCACCGACACCCACGCCAGCGCGGAGGAGCCGGCCCGCCTGCAGCTGTTGCCGCGGGTCTTCGCGTCGATCGCGCAGGGCGACCCGCACGTCGTCGTCAACTGCGGCGACATCACCGACTACGGCGGCGCGCCCGAGTTCGACGCGTACCTGTCGACCATCCCCGACACGCTGTGGGAGCGGATGCGCCACGTCCCGGGCAACCACGAGATGCGCTGGGACGTCAACGCCGGACAGCTCTACCGCGACACGTTCGGCCCCGCGCCGTACACCGTGGACGTCGGCGGGGTGCGGATCATCGGCCTGGACCCGACGCAGCTGCTGCAGGAGCCGGGGCACTTCGGTCCGGACCGGCTGGGCTGGCTGACCGGGGAGCTCGACCAGGACGCGCCGGTGCTGCTGTTCCAGCACTTCCCGTACGGCGCCGACTACTACTACGTCAACGACCAGGACGCGTTCTTCGAGACGGTCGCCGGGTCACCCGTCCGAGGCCTGTTCGCCGGCCACATCCACAGCGAGGGCGTCCACCGTTTCAACGGGTTCACGCAGGTGACCGGCGCCGCGACTCGTAACGCTGCCGTCTACCAATGGGTGGAGAAGCACGACGACGCCGGCCATCCGGTGCTGCGCGTGTGGGCGGTGTCGGTGGCCGTCGACGGCGTGGAGACCCGCCGCGAGCTGACCACCGTCCCGCTGTCCGGGAACGGCGAGGGCCGGCTGCTGCGGCCGGGCAAGGTGGTGATCGACCTGGCCGCCGGCGGCTCGCTCGACCTTCGGGTCGAGGTGCCGCGCGACGGCGCGCCCGCCGGGGTGCGGGCCCAGGTGTATCCGCAGCACGTCTTCGGCGGCCGCAGCGCCGGTGCCTGGGCCGACCTGGCCAGGTCCGGCCGGGGACGCTGGTGGTCCGGCTCGGTGGACGCCTCGGCGCTGCCGCCGGGCCGGCACCGGGTGCAGGTGCGTGTGGTCGGCGCCGACGGGTCCACGCACGAGTCGACCGCGCCGTTCGAGGTGCCCGCCACGGACGACACTCCGGCCCGGCGCTGGTCGGAGTCGTTGGCCGGCAGCGTGCAGGGTGCGCTGGCGGTCTCCGGCGGGCTGGTGGTGGCCGGCTCCACCGGCGGCGACGTCGCACTGGTCGACCCGCGCCGCGGCCGGGCACGCTGGCGACGCTCGGTCGGCCCGGTCCACCGTGCCGCCGGTGTGGCGTCCGGCGTCGTCGTGGTGCCGTCGGCCGACCACCACCTGTACGGGCTGGCCGCCGACGACGGAACGGACCGCTGGAGCGTCGACGCCGGCGCGCCCGTGCTGTCCACCCCGCTGGTGACGACCATCGGCGACACCGAGGCGGTGGTCTTCTCCGCCGGCACCACGCTGCACGCCGTCGCGGCCGCGGACGGCTCACCGCTGTGGGCGACGGACCTGGGCGGCTTCTTCGCCGGCCGGGCGGCCTGCGACGGCGAACGCGTCTACGCCGGTAGCGGCGACGGCAACGCCTACGCCTTCGACGCCGCCACCGGTGAGCGACTGTGGGCGTTCCGGACCAATACCCGCACCAACACCTACGGCCGGTTGATCTACAGCTCCTGGGACGACATGGTCGAGCTGCTGCCCGGTGGGCTGGTGCTGTTCGCGACCGTGGCCAGCACGTTCGCCGTCGACGCCGCCACGGGTGAGCTGCGCTGGCAGGTGGCCAGCGGCTGCATGTACCCGCCGTCCGGGCTGACGCCGCACGGGCTGCTGCTGGTCGACGAATGGGGCCGGTTCCAGCTGGTCGACCCGGCGACCGGGGCGCAACGCTGGTTCACCGAGCTGGGTGCGCGAACCCTCAACGCGGGGCCGGTCATCGACGGCGACACCGCCTGGGTGGTGGCCACGACGGGTCTGCTGGCCGGGGTGGACGTCCCCACCGGCGCGGTCGCGCACCGGCTCCAGGTCGGCCCGGCGAACACGTTCAGCACCCCGGTCGTCGTCGACGGCGTCCTGGTGACCGGTGACCAGGACGGCGGCCTGCACGGCATCGACCTTCCCCACCCATGATCATCGGCGATCCATCCCGCCATGACGGGGCCGATCGCCGATGATCATGGGGCGGGCCGTTCAGCTGGCTGCCTCGGCGAGTTGGGGAACGTAGTCGTCGAGCATCCACGGGATGGACAGCACCGACGGCGCGGAGCTGGCGGTCACGTACGACTCGCCCACGACCGGCACGAACGCGCCCGCGGCGACCGCCGGGATCTGCGCGTACGCCGGATCGTCCCGGAACGCATCGGCGGCCTGCTGGTCGTTGAACCAGGCGATGAAGATGTCCGACTCAACTTCGGCGGCCAGTTCGGGGCTGACGCTGTAGTAGACGGAGTCGCCGGTGGCGTTCTCGTCGGCGTACGGCGCGAGGGCCATGCCGATGTCGGTGAGGAGCCGGACGCGGACGTCGTCGCTGGTGTAGAGGGCGAGCTGACCGGCGTCCTCGGTGCCGTAGAGGAACGAGGCGGCGGCGAGCTGCGGGTACTCGTCCGCCTGCTCGTCGAGGTACGCCTCGGTGTCGGCGACCAGCTGCTCGGCCTCGTCGTCCAGTCCCAGTGCCTCGCCCACGAGCCGGGTCTGTTCCTGCCACGGCGTGCTCCACGGCCCGTCGGGGTAAGCGACGGTCGGAGCGATGGCGCTCAGCGTCTCGTACTCGGCCTCGGTGATGCCGGAGTAGACCGCGAGGATGACGTCGGGGTCGGTCTCCGCGATGGCCTCGTACGGGATCTCGGTGTCCGAGGCGTTGGGCAGCAGCGTCGGCAGCTCGTCGTCGCCGAGCGCCTCCCGCCACCAGGGCAGCACGCCGTCGCCGTCGCCGCCGTACTCGAACTCCGGGATCGCCACCGGTGTCACGCCGAGGGCGAGAACGGCGTCCTGGGTGGACGACCCCCAGGTGACGACGCGCTCGGGCGCGGACTCGATGGTGGTCTCGCCGAGCGCGTGCTCGACGGTGACGGGGAACGCGCCGCTGGCACCGGCGGAGGTGGCGTTGCCGCCGTCGTCGGTGCTGTCGTCGCTGGCGGTGTCGTCGCTGCAGCCGGCGAGGACGA
It encodes:
- a CDS encoding ankyrin repeat domain-containing protein; this encodes MPELPDHPHLDHLKKQAKQLLRDYRAGSPGALERLRAGLPAAAGRDDDELRRLSLRLRDAQSCVAREYGFASWAQLRAHVEALPGRGAGPDVVVHRWLRLVYAGDVTGGNQAARPDVAARWLAEQPALAATVARDPHLSCAVGDDTAVGRAIATDAGWPARPGGPLGLPPLVAVTQSALLRLPAFADGVRACARLLVDAGASPDQTFVTADGHRLSALHGAAGANHDPELTRLLLVAGAGPDDGESLYHSLDNPACTRLLLEAGARITGTNAIYRVFDLDDAGTLRLLLDHGADPNEPSPTWGTPLLFAIRRRRSAEHVRALLAAGADPRARTPDGVGAYRLALRFGLPEVAELLHAAGAVEPVDIPEMLVAACAAGQAEVAHRLLAQHPGIVGALTPSQLRLLPDRAAAGGPGSGDAVRLMVTAGWPVDVSGGDWDASALNHAVFRGDAGLTRFLLEHGADWTTRHGYDDTVVGTLSWASLNGDGDGDWAGCAEALLDHGMPAPRPEDGYEFSDDVAEVLIPDPAPK
- a CDS encoding PQQ-binding-like beta-propeller repeat protein, with the protein product MSKTPTRLLDRRRFLTLAGAGAVGGLAATTGFGAVAGSARASSTATSGAGANATPAAAALRFAVITDTHASAEEPARLQLLPRVFASIAQGDPHVVVNCGDITDYGGAPEFDAYLSTIPDTLWERMRHVPGNHEMRWDVNAGQLYRDTFGPAPYTVDVGGVRIIGLDPTQLLQEPGHFGPDRLGWLTGELDQDAPVLLFQHFPYGADYYYVNDQDAFFETVAGSPVRGLFAGHIHSEGVHRFNGFTQVTGAATRNAAVYQWVEKHDDAGHPVLRVWAVSVAVDGVETRRELTTVPLSGNGEGRLLRPGKVVIDLAAGGSLDLRVEVPRDGAPAGVRAQVYPQHVFGGRSAGAWADLARSGRGRWWSGSVDASALPPGRHRVQVRVVGADGSTHESTAPFEVPATDDTPARRWSESLAGSVQGALAVSGGLVVAGSTGGDVALVDPRRGRARWRRSVGPVHRAAGVASGVVVVPSADHHLYGLAADDGTDRWSVDAGAPVLSTPLVTTIGDTEAVVFSAGTTLHAVAAADGSPLWATDLGGFFAGRAACDGERVYAGSGDGNAYAFDAATGERLWAFRTNTRTNTYGRLIYSSWDDMVELLPGGLVLFATVASTFAVDAATGELRWQVASGCMYPPSGLTPHGLLLVDEWGRFQLVDPATGAQRWFTELGARTLNAGPVIDGDTAWVVATTGLLAGVDVPTGAVAHRLQVGPANTFSTPVVVDGVLVTGDQDGGLHGIDLPHP
- a CDS encoding iron-siderophore ABC transporter substrate-binding protein codes for the protein MSSRFRTFAVLTAALVVLAGCSDDTASDDSTDDGGNATSAGASGAFPVTVEHALGETTIESAPERVVTWGSSTQDAVLALGVTPVAIPEFEYGGDGDGVLPWWREALGDDELPTLLPNASDTEIPYEAIAETDPDVILAVYSGITEAEYETLSAIAPTVAYPDGPWSTPWQEQTRLVGEALGLDDEAEQLVADTEAYLDEQADEYPQLAAASFLYGTEDAGQLALYTSDDVRVRLLTDIGMALAPYADENATGDSVYYSVSPELAAEVESDIFIAWFNDQQAADAFRDDPAYAQIPAVAAGAFVPVVGESYVTASSAPSVLSIPWMLDDYVPQLAEAAS